The following proteins are encoded in a genomic region of Glycine max cultivar Williams 82 chromosome 18, Glycine_max_v4.0, whole genome shotgun sequence:
- the LOC100803058 gene encoding LRR receptor-like serine/threonine-protein kinase RPK2: MFSSSSVIKWRFRHKPMTLVRLFPLVCLLLFSLNDVVSSDSDKSVLLELKHSLSDPSGLLTTWQGSDHCAWSGVLCGSATRRRVVAINVTGNGGNRKTLSPCSDFAQFPLYGFGIRRSCEGFRGALFGKLSPKLSELTELRVLSLPFNDLEGEIPEEIWGMEKLEVLDLEGNLISGVLPLRFNGLKNLKVLNLGFNRIVGEIPSSLSSFKSLEVLNLAGNGINGSVPSFVGRLRGVYLSYNLLGGAIPQEIGEHCGQLDHLDLSGNLLMQAIPGSLGNCSELRMILLHSNSLEDVIPAELGRLRKLEVLDVSRNTLGGQVPMELGNCTELSVLVLSNLFSSVPDVNGTVRDLGVEQMVSMNIDEFNYFEGPVPVEIMNLPKLRVLWAPRANLAGSFPSSWGKCDSLEMLNLAQNDLTGDFPNQLGGCKNLHFLDLSANNFTGVLAEELPVPCMTVFDVSGNVLSGPIPQFSVGLCALVPSWSGNLFETDDRALPYKSFFVSKILGGTILSSLGEVGRSVFHNFGQNNFVSMESLPIARDRLGKGLAYAILVGENKLAGPFPTNLFEKCDGLNALLLNVSYTMISGQIPSKFGGMCRSLKFLDASGNQITGPIPVGLGDMVSLVSLNLSKNRLQDQIPGNLGQLKDLKFLSLAENNLSGSIPTSLGQLYSLEVLDLSSNSLTGEIPKGIENLRNLTDVLLNNNKLSGQIPAGLANVSTLSAFNVSFNNLSGSLPSNGNSIKCSNAVGNPFLHSCNEVSLAVPSADQGQVDNSSSYTAAPPEVTGKKGGNGFNSIEIASITSASAIVSVLLALIVLFIYTRKWNPRSRVVGSTRKEVTVFTDIGVPLTFENVVRATGNFNASNCIGNGGFGATYKAEIVPGNLVAIKRLAVGRFQGAQQFHAEIKTLGRLRHPNLVTLIGYHASETEMFLIYNYLPGGNLEKFIQERSTRAADWRILHKIALDIARALAYLHDQCVPRVLHRDVKPSNILLDDDYNAYLSDFGLARLLGTSETHATTGVAGTFGYVAPEYAMTCRVSDKADVYSYGVVLLELLSDKKALDPSFSSYGNGFNIVAWACMLLRQGQAKEFFATGLWDTGPEDDLVEVLHLAVVCTVDSLSTRPSMKHVVRRLKQLQPPSC, from the coding sequence atgttttcttcttcttcagtgaTCAAATGGAGGTTCCGTCACAAGCCCATGACGCTCGTGCGACTCTTCCCACTCGTGTGCCTCCTTTTGTTCTCGCTAAACGACGTCGTTTCGTCCGATTCCGACAAATCAGTGCTCCTCGAGCTAAAACACTCGCTCTCCGACCCCTCCGGCCTGCTCACCACGTGGCAGGGCTCCGACCACTGCGCGTGGTCCGGCGTGCTCTGTGGCTCCGCCACGCGCCGCCGCGTCGTCGCGATCAACGTCACCGGCAACGGAGGTAACCGAAAAACCCTTTCTCCTTGCTCCGATTTTGCTCAATTTCCCCTCTACGGGTTCGGAATTAGGAGGAGCTGCGAGGGTTTTCGTGGAGCATTGTTCGGTAAGCTTTCTCCGAAGCTCAGTGAACTCACAGAACTTAGGGTTTTGTCCCTTCCCTTCAATGACCTCGAGGGAGAAATTCCCGAGGAAATTTGGGGCATGGAGAAGTTGGAGgtgcttgatcttgaaggaaACTTGATAAGTGGGGTTCTCCCTCTTAGGTTTAATGGCTTGAAAAACTTGAAGGTTCTTAATCTAGGGTTTAATAGGATTGTTGGGGAGATTCCGAGTTCGCTGTCTAGTTTTAAGAGTTTGGAGGTTTTGAACTTGGCTGGGAATGGGATTAACGGTTCTGTTCCTAGCTTTGTTGGGAGGTTGAGAGGGGTGTATTTGTCTTATAACTTGCTTGGTGGGGCAATTCCGCAGGAGATTGGGGAACATTGTGGGCAACTGGATCATCTTGATTTGTCTGGTAATCTTTTGATGCAGGCAATTCCGGGGAGTTTGGGCAATTGTAGTGAGTTGAGGATGATTTTGTTGCATTCGAATTCATTGGAGGATGTTATTCCTGCTGAGCTTGGGAGGCTTAGGAAGCTTGAGGTGTTGGATGTGTCAAGGAATACGCTCGGTGGGCAGGTGCCGATGGAGCTTGGGAATTGTACTGAGTTGTCTGTGCTGGTTTTGTCTAATCTTTTTAGTTCGGTTCCAGATGTTAATGGTACCGTGAGGGACTTGGGGGTGGAGCAGATGGTTTCTATGAATATTGATGAGTTTAATTACTTTGAAGGTCCGGTTCCTGTTGAGATTATGAACCTTCCTAAGCTGAGAGTGCTGTGGGCGCCTAGGGCGAATCTGGCAGGCAGTTTTCCGAGCAGTTGGGGCAAGTGTGATAGCTTGGAGATGCTTAATTTGGCTCAAAATGATCTCACTGGGGATTTTCCTAATCAGCTTGGTGGCTGCAAGAATCTCCATTTTCTTGATTTGAGCGCAAACAACTTTACTGGTGTGCTTGCAGAAGAACTTCCTGTGCCTTGTATGACTGTATTTGATGTTAGTGGAAATGTCTTATCTGGCCCAATTCCTCAATTCTCTGTTGGCTTGTGTGCTTTGGTTCCTTCCTGGAGTGGAAATCTGTTTGAAACAGACGACAGAGCACTTCCATACAAATCCTTTTTTGTGTCTAAGATTCTTGGAGGGACCATTTTGTCCTCACTAGGAGAAGTTGGCCGTTCTGTTTTTCACAACTTTGGTCAAAACAACTTTGTTAGCATGGAGTCATTGCCAATAGCACGTGACAGGCTGGGGAAGGGGTTGGCTTATGCAATTCTTGTTGGAGAAAACAAGTTGGCGGGACCTTTTCCTACTAATTTATTCGAGAAATGTGACGGACTAAATGCATTGCTTTTAAATGTGAGTTATACTATGATATCCGGTCAGATTCCTTCTAAGTTTGGTGGAATGTGCAGATCATTGAAATTCTTGGATGCATCTGGTAATCAGATTACTGGGCCAATCCCTGTAGGTTTGGGGGATATGGTTTCTCTTGTTTCTCTGAACCTAAGTAAGAATCGTTTACAAGATCAGATTCCCGGTAACCTTGGCCAGTTGAAAGATCTGAAGTTTCTCTCTTTGGCTGAGAATAACTTAAGTGGTTCCATCCCTACCAGCCTGGGGCAGTTGTACTCTTTAGAAGTCCTGGACCTTTCTTCAAATTCTCTTACAGGTGAAATTCCAAAAGGTATTGAGAACTTGAGAAACCTAACTGATGTATTGCTTAACAACAACAAACTTTCTGGACAGATTCCTGCTGGTTTGGCAAATGTCAGTACACTATCAGCATTTAATGTGTCATTCAATAACTTATCTGGATCCTTGCCTTCAAATGGTAACTCAATAAAATGCAGCAATGCTGTTGGGAATCCGTTTTTACATTCTTGCAATGAAGTTTCTCTTGCTGTGCCATCAGCTGACCAAGGGCAGGTTGATAATTCCAGTTCTTATACTGCTGCACCACCAGAAGTTACAGGCAAAAAGGGTGGGAATGGTTTCAATTCTATTGAAATAGCATCTATAACATCTGCATCGGCCATTGTTTCTGTTCTTCTAGCCCTAATTgtcctttttatttatacacGGAAGTGGAATCCTAGGTCCAGGGTTGTTGGGTCTACAAGAAAAGAAGTTACAGTGTTCACTGATATTGGTGTTCCATTGACATTTGAAAATGTTGTTCGGGCCACAGGAAATTTCAATGCTAGCAACTGCATTGGGAATGGGGGATTTGGGGCAACCTACAAGGCAGAGATAGTACCAGGAAACTTGGTGGCTATAAAACGTCTGGCAGTTGGACGATTCCAAGGTGCTCAACAATTCCATGCAGAGATTAAGACCCTTGGAAGGCTTCGTCATCCAAATCTTGTCACTCTGATTGGTTATCATGCCAGTGAGACTGAGATGTTTCTCATATACAACTATTTGCCAGGTGGCAATCTGGAAAAGTTTATCCAAGAGAGATCCACAAGGGCAGCGGATTGGAGGATTCTTCACAAGATTGCATTGGATATAGCCCGTGCACTTGCATACCTGCATGATCAGTGTGTACCCCGAGTTCTTCATCGAGATGTCAAGCCCAGTAATATCTTGCTGGATGATGATTACAATGCTTATCTATCTGACTTTGGATTGGCTAGACTTCTGGGAACCTCAGAAACCCATGCTACCACTGGTGTAGCAGGAACGTTTGGCTATGTTGCTCCTGAATATGCCATGACTTGTCGTGTTTCTGACAAGGCTGATGTGTATAGCTATGGTGTGGTGCTTCTGGAGTTACTCTCTGACAAGAAGGCATTGGatccttcattttcttcatatgGGAATGGTTTCAACATAGTAGCATGGGCATGCATGCTGCTGCGACAAGGCCAGGCAAAAGAGTTCTTCGCCACCGGCTTATGGGATACAGGTCCCGAAGATGATTTGGTAGAGGTCCTACACTTGGCTGTTGTGTGTACGGTTGACTCTCTCTCGACCAGACCTTCAATGAAACATGTTGTACGGCGGCTTAAGCAACTTCAACCGCCATCATGCTAG
- the LOC100810004 gene encoding probable endo-1,3(4)-beta-glucanase ARB_01444 — protein MSSPSSFLFPQTQSTVIPDPSTYFSPNLLSSPLPTNSFFQNFVIPNGTQPEYIHPYLIQSSNSSLSASYPLLLFTTALLYQAFVPDLTISATKRYSSYQQNRVISSYSDLGVTLDIPSSNLRFFLVRGSPYITASVTKPTPLSIKTVHTIVSLSSDDSNTKHTLKLNNTQTWIIYTSSPIYLNHVPSEVTSKPFSGIIRIAALPDSGSKYVATLDKFSSSYPVSGDAALKKPFRLEYKWQKKRSGDLLMLAHPLHVKLLSYDRDVTVLNDFKYRSIDGDLVGVVGDSWVLETNAIPVTWYSNKGVDKESYGEIVSALVKDVRALNSSAIGTNSSYFYGKQVGRAARLVLIAEEVSYPKVIPKVKKFLKETIEPWLDGTFKGNGFLYERKWRGLVTKQGSTDSTADFGFGIYNDHHFHLGYFIYGIAVLAKIDPQWGQKYKPQVYSLVTDFMNLGQRYNSDYTRLRCFDLYKLHSWAAGLTEFEDGRNQESTSEAVNAYYAAALMGLAYGDSSLVATGSTLVALEILAAQTWWHVKAEDNLYEEEFAKDNRIVGILWANKRDSKLWWASAECRECRLGIQVLPLLPITETLFSDADYVKELVEWTVPFLSSQGWKGMTYALQGIYDRETALQNIRKLTGFDDGNSFTNLLWWIHSR, from the coding sequence atgtcttctccttcttcttttctattCCCTCAAACTCAATCCACAGTCATCCCAGACCCTTCAACCTACTTCTCACCTAACCTTCTTTCTTCTCCTCTCCCCACAAACTCTTTCTTCCAAAACTTTGTTATTCCAAATGGGACACAACCTGAGTACATTCACCCTTACCTCATCCAATCCTCAAACTCTTCACTCTCAGCTTCATACCCTCTTCTCCTCTTCACCACAGCACTGTTGTACCAAGCGTTTGTGCCAGATCTCACCATCTCTGCCACTAAAAGATACTCATCATACCAACAAAACCGTGTAATCTCATCCTACAGTGACCTTGGTGTCACTTTGGACATTCCAAGCTCCAACCTTAGGTTCTTTCTTGTCAGAGGAAGCCCTTATATAACTGCTTCTGTCACAAAGCCAACACCTCTTTCCATCAAAACAGTGCACACCATAGTTTCTCTGTCTTCCGATGATTCCAACACCAAGCACACCCTTAAGCTTAACAACACTCAGACATGGATCATATACACGTCCTCCCCAATCTACTTGAACCATGTTCCTTCTGAGGTTACATCCAAGCCATTTTCCGGCATCATTCGTATAGCAGCGTTGCCTGATTCTGGTTCCAAGTATGTTGCAACTCTTGACAAGTTCAGTTCTTCTTACCCTGTGTCTGGTGATGCAGCACTCAAGAAACCATTCCGTCTGGAGTATAAATGGCAAAAGAAACGTTCTGGGGACTTGCTAATGCTGGCTCACCCTCTTCATGTCAAGCTTCTATCATATGATCGTGATGTTACTGTGCTGAATGATTTTAAGTACAGAAGCATTGATGGTGATCTTGTTGGTGTTGTTGGAGACTCATGGGTGTTGGAAACCAATGCTATTCCTGTGACATGGTATTCTAACAAAGGTGTGGACAAAGAGTCTTATGGCGAGATTGTCTCGGCGCTTGTTAAGGATGTTCGAGCGCTGAATTCTTCAGCAATAGGAACAAATTCATCTTATTTCTATGGGAAGCAGGTTGGAAGGGCGGCGAGGTTGGTGTTGATAGCGGAAGAAGTGTCGTATCCTAAAGTGATTCCAAAGGTTAAGAAGTTTCTGAAGGAGACTATTGAGCCTTGGTTGGATGGAACTTTCAAAGGGAATGGTTTTCTCTATGAAAGAAAATGGCGTGGACTTGTTACTAAACAAGGCTCTACAGATTCGACTGCTGATTTTGGGTTTGGAATTTACAATGATCACCATTTCCATTTGGGGTACTTCATTTATGGAATTGCAGTTCTTGCAAAGATTGATCCTCAATGGGGACAAAAGTACAAGCCACAGGTTTATTCACTTGTGACAGATTTCATGAACTTGGGTCAAAGATATAACTCGGATTACACACGCCTAAGGTGTTTTGATCTTTATAAGTTACACTCTTGGGCTGCAGGGTTGACTGAATTTGAAGATGGAAGGAATCAGGAAAGTACAAGTGAAGCAGTGAATGCATACTATGCAGCAGCATTGATGGGTCTAGCATATGGTGACTCAAGCCTTGTTGCCACTGGATCAACGCTAGTGGCGTTGGAGATTCTTGCTGCACAAACTTGGTGGCATGTGAAAGCAGAAGACAACTTGTATGAAGAAGAATTTGCAAAAGATAACAGGATAGTGGGGATTTTGTGGGCTAACAAGAGGGATAGTAAGCTATGGTGGGCCAGTGCTGAGTGTAGAGAGTGTAGGCTTGGAATCCAAGTGCTACCCTTGTTGCCTATTACTGAGACATTGTTCTCTGATGCTGATTATGTGAAGGAGCTAGTGGAATGGACAGTGCCCTTTTTAAGTAGTCAAGGTTGGAAGGGAATGACCTATGCCTTGCAAGGAATTTATGATAGGGAAACAGCACTGCAGAATATTAGAAAGTTgacaggttttgatgatgggAATTCGTTCACTAATCTCTTGTGGTGGATTCACAGCAGATGA